The genome window GTGATTGACTATCCGACGCTGCGCATCAAGGTCGATCGCGAGAAGGCCCTGGAGCAGCAAATCACCCAGCGCGACGTGACGATGAGTATCCTGACCTCGCTCGCGTCGAGCGTCGTCACTTCGCCGAACCAATGGCTCGATCCGCGCAACGGCGTCAATTACAGCGTGGCGGTGCAGACCCCGCAGCATATCGTCGATTCGATCCAGGCCATCGGCCGCACGCCTATCACCTCGAGCACCGACGGCACTCCCGCCCAGTTCCTGACCAATCTCAGCGACGTATCGCACGAGGTCCAGGCGCAGGGCATCAACCACTACACGGTGCAGCGCGTCGTCGATTTGAATTGCAATGTCGAAGGACGCGATCTCGGCTCGGTCGCGGCCGCGGTGCAGGCCAAAGTCGATGCGCTCAAGGACCTGCCCGCGGGCACGCGCGTCACGATTCGCGGCGAAGCGGAGGCCATGAATGCTTCGTTCACGAGCATGGGTACCGGGCTGCTGCTCGCGATCGTGCTCGTGTACCTCTTGATGGCGACTAACTTCCAATCATGGGTCGATCCACTGATCATTATGATGGCGGTGCCGGGCGCGCTGGCCGGCGTGCTCTGGATGCTGGTGGCGACGCGCACCACGCTCAACGTCGAATCCATGATGGGCGCGATCATGGCGGTCGGAGTCGGCGTCGCCAACGGCAACCTGCTCATCACCTTCGCCAACGATCTTCGCGAGCAAGGGCACGACGTGGTGAGCGCCGCGATCCAGGCCGGCATCACGCGGATGCGCCCGGTGATCATGACCGCGCTTGCGATGATCCTCGGGATGCTGCCGATGTCGCTGGCGCTCGGCGCGGGCGGCGAGCAGAACGCTCCGCTGGGCCGCGCCGTGATCGGCGGCCTGATCGCGGCCACGATCATGACGCTGATCGTCGTTCCCGTCGTGTATTCGTTCTTCAGCGGCGAGCGAATCGGCAAGCGCCAGCGCGACGCCGAGGTTGCGGCGCTGGTGGAAATCGCGGAAAAGGATTGACCATGACTGAGAACTCCACTCCCGCGCCGATTCGTTCCGGGCCGCTTTTTTATGCGGTCTGGATCGGCGCTGTCGTGCTGGTGCTGTGCCTGCTCGGCGGGTTAGTGCTCGCGCGCGACATTTGGGTTTCCCATCAAACTGCTTCGCTCGAGCAGCAGGAGCAGCTCGGCCCAGTTGTCGTGGTCGTGCCGCTGACGCATGAAAGCGAAACGCGCGACGTGATCTATCCCGCCGCCGTTCACGGCTACTTCGAGAGCCCGATCTATTCGAAGGTCGCCGGCTACATCGATAAGATGTTCGTCGACAAGGGCGATCGGATTAAGAAGGATCAGCTCCTCGCTATCGTCGTGTCACCAGAGCTTGACCAGCAAGTGAATGACGCGCTCGCGAGCTACAAGATCGCCGCGATCACAAATCGCCGCTACCAGGACCTGGTGCACGCCTCGGTCGTTCCGCAGCAGCAAGCCGATGAAACCAACGCCCAGATGAAAGAGACTTACGCGAAGTGGCAATCGCTCAAGGCCGAGCAGGGCTACGAGCGCGTGCTCTCGCCTTACGACGGCGTGGTCACGGCGCGCAATCTCGATCCTGGCGCGCTGGTTGCCGAGCAGAGCGCGCAGGCGAGCTCGAATCCTCCCATCTTCAACACCGCGACGCTCAAGCCCGTACGCGTTTATGTGCAGATGCCCCAGGACGACGCCGCGTTTATCAACGACGGCGACAAATCAGAGGTGACGGTCTCGCAATATCCCCGCGATCAGTTCACCGGCTCCGTCACCCGGCATCCCCAGGCGCTGATGCAAGACACGCGCACGATGCTGGTCGAGGTGGATTTGCCCAACGATGATCTGAAGCTGCTGCCCGGGATGTTCGCTCACGTGAACATCAAGCTTCACGGCGCGTCGTCAGCGCCGCTCGTGCCCGACGAGGCGCTGGTCTTCGAAAAAGACAAGGTCTATGTGCCGGTGATCAACGGCGATCGAATCCATCTCGCCGAAGTGACTCTCGGTTACGACGACGGTATCCGAAGCCAGATTCTGCAGGGGCTCACGGGTAACGAGAAGGTCGCCTTGAACCTCGGGCAGGCCGCGCGCGACGGCGAAGTCGTGCGCCCGATCGAGCAGCCCGAAGAAGCGCAAAAATAGGTCGAAAGATCGCCGCGGCTACGGCATCCCGGCATTGTTGTATGCCGACTCGGAATGGGGCCCGACCTCGATGCCCTTGCGCACGCGCACGCTCGCAGTGGGCTTGCCCGGCACGTCGACCCGCACGCTGCGATATCCGCCCGCGGCGGCATCGGGTGCGACGAAGCCAACGGTGTACTGCTCGCGCAGCTCGAGGCTGATCTCTTCACAGGCGCGCTTGAGTTGCTCACCGTCGCCCACCTGGCGAATCACGTAGGTCTTCGCGCCAGTCTCAGTCGAAAGGGTGTGCAGCGTTTCCACGTCGACCCGGTCAGCATCGCCGAAGTTCGGCAGCGCAAACGGCCCGATCGCGAAGCTGATACCGGCGCCGGGATTCGGATCGCCGATGCCGATCGAGTACACCAGCACACCCATCCGCCTCGCCTGCGCAACCACGTCCGCCACGGTGGCGGCGCTGGCATTGTCCATTCCGTCGGTGACAACCAGCAGCGCCTTCTTGTCGTAGCGTCCCTGACGCAGGAGGCCGAGGCCCTGCTCGATCACGTCGAAGAGCGCAGTCTGCCCATAGGCGTGCAGAAGCGCGAGCCGGCGCATCACCAGTTCGTGATTCATCGTGAACGACTGGAGTAAAAACGGATGCGACGAGAAGGCGAACAGGAACACGTCGTCGCGATCGTTCAAATCGCGCAAGAATTCCGCGATCGCCACCCGCGCTTGCGGAATCTTCGGCGTCATACTGCCGGAGGTGTCGACCAGAATTCCGACTGAAACGGGAGCGTTGGTGTCCTGGCGAAAAAACTGGATCGGGCGCGGTTTGTTGTCGAGATAGAGATTGAAATCCTGTTTCTGCAGACCTGTGACGTAACTGCCAGAAGGATCGGTGACCGTGACTTGCACCTGCTCATAGCCGGGTTGCTCGCGCAGCTCGCGGCTTGGGATCGTGAGCTCCTCGCCGCCCTGGGGTGCCTGCGGCGGAATCTCGAGATTGGGCGTCATCCCGCGTTGCGGCGCCGGCATCGAGGGAAGCTCCAGCGTCGAGCCGCCCGAATTCTGATGGCCCGGAATGACCAGCGAACTCGAGGGCCGCGTCGTGCCGCCCTGCTGCGCGCGCGCGACGCCGTCGAACGTGAAGGCCATCAGCAGCGCCGCGATCGCCGCGGCCATCCACACCATCCGGGCTTTAGGCATCCTGTGTCCCACTGGAAAAGTGCCCCGCAGCTTCGAACTGCGAGGCCACCGGATAATGATCCTATTTGCGGTGCGCTTGGGCAAGCTCACTTTACGGCGGCTCCATGGGGCCACGATCCTCGTTGACCTTTGACGAATTTCGCCCGCCGATGTTTCAGAATTCAGCCCTCAATTGAGTCACTAAACGGCAAGGCCTAGGATTAGCCTCAGCTTCAGGGGGCGTCGGCGCGATGAGCGAGAACAAAACATCGATCGAATCCGATCCGGTCTCGTTCGTGATGGACGGCAACGGCGAAATCGTCGAATGGCATCCCACCGCGGAGGCGCTCTTCGGATGGACCCGCGCCGAAGCTGTCGGCCGCAGGCTCTCCGCGCTCATGATTCCCGAGCATCAGCGCGAGGCGCACGAGCAGGGCCTGAGGCGCTTCCTCTCCGCCGGCATCGGCAAACTGTTGAACAAGCCGCTGCGGCTCAACGTGATGCATCGCGACGGGCATCTGTTCGACGTCGACTTCCAGATCGGCGCCGAGCAAAGTGCCTCCGGCTATCGATTTCCAACGCGAACCCGCGCCGTCACCGGCTGAGTCGCGCGCAACTAAACGCTCGTTCAATGAACTTGTCCGGCGGCGATTTCTTTCGTAGCTTGAGTTTCGATCCCGCCGCGCCCGGCACGGCCGCCCGCAAGGAGAACAGATGAAATTTGGAATTTTCATGGCGCCCTTCCATCGCGTGGGTGAAAACCCCACGCTCTGCTTCGAACGCGATATGCAGCTCATCGAATGGCTCGACGAGCTCGGTTACGAAGAGGCCTTCATCGGCGAGCATCATTCGTCGGGATGGGAGATCATATCGTCGCCCGAGATTTTCATGGCGGTCGCCGCGACGCGCACCAAGCGCATCAAACTGGGCTCGGGCGTCGTCAGCGTTCCTTACCATCATCCGTTCAATATCGCGCAGCGCTTCAGCCTGCTTGACCATCTGACGCATGGGCGCGTGCTGATGGGATGCGGCCCGGGCGCGCTCGCGGCGGACGCGCACATGTTCGGCATCGAAACGACCACGCAGCGCAAGCGGATGGTCGAAGGCGTGAAGGCGATCGTGCGCCTGTTCACTGAGGAAGGCGGCATCAATATCGACGGCTCGTACTTCAAGATGGTCGATGCGCATCTGCAGGTGAAGCCGTTCCAGCAGCCGCATATGCCGATCTTCGTCGCCAGCACCGTGTCGCCGTCGGGAATGGTCGCGGCGGGTCAGCTCGGATGCGGCGTGTTGTCGGTGGCTTCGTATGCGCCGGGCGGCCTCGACGATCTGAAGAAGCGCTGGGCGATGGCGGAGGAGACGGCGGCTGAGAACGGCAAGACCGTGGATCGCAAGAACTGGCGGCTCGTGTTCCCGATTCATCTCGCCGAGTCGCGCGAAGAAGCGCTGAACGATATTCGCGAGGGCGCCAATCGATGGATCCAGGATTACTTCATCGGCACGCTCGGCGCGCGGCTTCAGTTCGAGGAATATCCCGGACAGCCGACGGCCGAGATGACGATCGATCGCATGATCGCGCGTGGCGGCGTGATCATCGGCACTCCTGACGACGCGGTCGCACGGATTCGCGAGCTGCAGGAAGCGTCGGGCGGCTTCGGCGGAATCCTGGGGCTCGCGCACGAATGGACGACGCGCGAGAAGACGCTGCGCTCATACGAGCTGTTCGCGCGCTACGTCGCGCCGCAATTCCAGGGCCCGGTGGCGCATCAGATTGATTATTCGAATCAGTGGGCGCGCCAGAACCAGGAAGTGCTCTTCAACAAATCCGTGGCCGGCATCCTGACCGCGATGCAGGACTACGCGCAGCACAAGGCCGAGAAGGGCGAGCCGGTTCCCGAGATGCTGACGCAGCCGCTGACGCGCGTGCGTCCGTAGCGGAAATCGCGCGCCTCGCGCTATCAAGTCAATCGATCTTTTCCGGGCCGGATGAGTCGTCCTCATCCGGCCCCTTCGTTATTGCTTGATCGATGCGTGCCGCCGAATTTTTGCTCCCCTGCCCTTTTTTCGATTCCCGCTCCTTATCCTAGGAGAGGGCCAGGGAGAGGCTACACGTTGGCGCTGAGCAAAATGTCGATTCTTTTTCATAACGAAGGCCCGGAGAACTCGCTGGGAAAGAACGGGGCATGCGTTGAATGCGAGGCGCATCACCTCTCCCGCACATACAGTCATCTTGAGCGGAGTCTGCGGAGTCGAAAGCTCTCGGCGCGCCCCGAAGGGCCGGTACCGGTAAGCGCGCGCAGCGCTTTCCTTATTTTCCAAATGTAGGGCGCTATCGTACCAGGCAAAGAAGCGAGCGAAGCCATGAATCGCGATGATTCCGTGGACGCTTGGCGGTGGCGATGCTATTGCGATCGGTGGAGGACATCATGAGCGCTCATGCTGAGATTGCGCGCGCGATCGATTCTTACCGGGAAGAGGTCGTCGGCCTAAGCCACGAGATCCACGAGCATCCGGAGCTGCGCTTCCAGGAGAAGTTCGCCGCCGATCTGCTGGTCAAGGCTGGCGAGGCGCTGGGACTTGCGATGCAGCGCGGGGTGGGCGAAATGCCTACCGCCTTTCGCGGCGAGTTCGGTGGCGAGGGTCCGACGGTCGCAATCATGGCGGAATATGACGCGCTGCCTAACGGCCATTCGTGCGGCCACAATCTGATTGCCGGCGCGGCGCTC of Candidatus Binataceae bacterium contains these proteins:
- a CDS encoding PAS domain S-box protein — encoded protein: MSENKTSIESDPVSFVMDGNGEIVEWHPTAEALFGWTRAEAVGRRLSALMIPEHQREAHEQGLRRFLSAGIGKLLNKPLRLNVMHRDGHLFDVDFQIGAEQSASGYRFPTRTRAVTG
- a CDS encoding VWA domain-containing protein, whose product is MPKARMVWMAAAIAALLMAFTFDGVARAQQGGTTRPSSSLVIPGHQNSGGSTLELPSMPAPQRGMTPNLEIPPQAPQGGEELTIPSRELREQPGYEQVQVTVTDPSGSYVTGLQKQDFNLYLDNKPRPIQFFRQDTNAPVSVGILVDTSGSMTPKIPQARVAIAEFLRDLNDRDDVFLFAFSSHPFLLQSFTMNHELVMRRLALLHAYGQTALFDVIEQGLGLLRQGRYDKKALLVVTDGMDNASAATVADVVAQARRMGVLVYSIGIGDPNPGAGISFAIGPFALPNFGDADRVDVETLHTLSTETGAKTYVIRQVGDGEQLKRACEEISLELREQYTVGFVAPDAAAGGYRSVRVDVPGKPTASVRVRKGIEVGPHSESAYNNAGMP
- a CDS encoding LLM class flavin-dependent oxidoreductase; this encodes MKFGIFMAPFHRVGENPTLCFERDMQLIEWLDELGYEEAFIGEHHSSGWEIISSPEIFMAVAATRTKRIKLGSGVVSVPYHHPFNIAQRFSLLDHLTHGRVLMGCGPGALAADAHMFGIETTTQRKRMVEGVKAIVRLFTEEGGINIDGSYFKMVDAHLQVKPFQQPHMPIFVASTVSPSGMVAAGQLGCGVLSVASYAPGGLDDLKKRWAMAEETAAENGKTVDRKNWRLVFPIHLAESREEALNDIREGANRWIQDYFIGTLGARLQFEEYPGQPTAEMTIDRMIARGGVIIGTPDDAVARIRELQEASGGFGGILGLAHEWTTREKTLRSYELFARYVAPQFQGPVAHQIDYSNQWARQNQEVLFNKSVAGILTAMQDYAQHKAEKGEPVPEMLTQPLTRVRP
- a CDS encoding efflux RND transporter periplasmic adaptor subunit, which produces MTENSTPAPIRSGPLFYAVWIGAVVLVLCLLGGLVLARDIWVSHQTASLEQQEQLGPVVVVVPLTHESETRDVIYPAAVHGYFESPIYSKVAGYIDKMFVDKGDRIKKDQLLAIVVSPELDQQVNDALASYKIAAITNRRYQDLVHASVVPQQQADETNAQMKETYAKWQSLKAEQGYERVLSPYDGVVTARNLDPGALVAEQSAQASSNPPIFNTATLKPVRVYVQMPQDDAAFINDGDKSEVTVSQYPRDQFTGSVTRHPQALMQDTRTMLVEVDLPNDDLKLLPGMFAHVNIKLHGASSAPLVPDEALVFEKDKVYVPVINGDRIHLAEVTLGYDDGIRSQILQGLTGNEKVALNLGQAARDGEVVRPIEQPEEAQK